A section of the Verrucomicrobiota bacterium genome encodes:
- a CDS encoding aspartate kinase: MALIVQKFGGTSVGSAERIRNVAARILATQQEGHQVVAVVSAMGGVTNRLVELAHEVSSHPLEKEMDVLLSTGEQQTIALTSMAIAALGGQAVSYTGRQAGILTTSAHTRARIEDIDGSAVQSELEAGKIVILAGFQGLDREGRITTLGRGGSDLTAIAMAAALQADRCQIFTDVEGVFTCDPRLVKDARKLDEIAYDEMLEMASSGTKVMQSRSVEFAQKYGVPFEVRSSLADRPGTLVTEEHPNMEQVVIRGISIEKDQANVVIREVPDTPGSAGSIFRALAEADVNVDMIIQNVSNVGKARISFTLPQNDLERAREVMAPLLENQLQGAHLEAELGIAKLSAVGIGMRSHSGVAAKMFGALSDAGINIQMISTSEIKIAVIVNQARIEEAAHVVHQAFDLHKEPA, from the coding sequence TTGGCTCTCATCGTCCAAAAATTCGGCGGCACCTCCGTCGGCTCCGCTGAAAGAATTCGCAACGTCGCGGCCCGCATCCTCGCCACCCAGCAGGAGGGGCATCAAGTGGTGGCGGTCGTTTCGGCCATGGGCGGCGTGACCAATCGACTGGTCGAACTGGCCCATGAGGTCTCCTCTCACCCGCTCGAGAAGGAAATGGACGTCTTGCTTTCGACGGGCGAGCAGCAGACCATCGCCCTCACCAGCATGGCCATCGCCGCGCTCGGCGGCCAAGCCGTTTCCTACACCGGGAGGCAGGCGGGCATTCTCACCACAAGCGCCCACACCCGGGCCCGCATCGAGGACATCGATGGATCGGCCGTCCAGAGCGAGCTCGAGGCCGGGAAGATCGTCATCCTGGCCGGTTTCCAGGGACTGGATCGCGAAGGCCGCATCACCACCCTGGGGCGCGGGGGCTCGGACTTGACCGCCATCGCCATGGCGGCCGCCCTCCAAGCAGATCGTTGCCAGATCTTCACCGACGTCGAGGGCGTCTTCACCTGCGATCCCCGCCTCGTGAAAGACGCTCGCAAGCTGGACGAAATCGCCTACGATGAAATGCTGGAAATGGCCAGTTCCGGCACGAAAGTCATGCAGAGCCGATCCGTGGAATTCGCCCAAAAATATGGCGTGCCCTTTGAAGTCCGCTCCAGCCTGGCCGACCGGCCCGGCACCCTTGTCACCGAAGAACACCCCAACATGGAACAAGTCGTCATCCGCGGAATCAGCATTGAAAAGGACCAAGCCAATGTCGTCATCCGCGAAGTCCCCGATACCCCCGGCAGCGCCGGCAGCATCTTCCGCGCTCTGGCCGAGGCTGATGTCAACGTGGACATGATCATCCAAAACGTCAGCAACGTCGGGAAAGCGCGCATCTCCTTCACCTTGCCCCAAAACGATCTCGAACGAGCCCGAGAGGTCATGGCGCCCCTCTTGGAAAATCAGCTCCAAGGGGCCCATCTCGAGGCCGAACTCGGGATCGCCAAACTGAGCGCGGTCGGCATCGGCATGCGCTCCCACAGCGGCGTGGCCGCCAAAATGTTCGGGGCGCTCAGCGATGCCGGCATCAACATCCAAATGATTTCCACCTCCGAGATCAAAATCGCCGTCATCGTGAACCAAGCCCGCATCGAAGAAGCCGCTCACGTGGTCCACCAGGCCTTCGATCTCCACAAAGAGCCCGCCTAA
- a CDS encoding NADP-dependent isocitrate dehydrogenase, whose protein sequence is MSDSPTIIYTKTDEAPALATYSLLPIIEAFTRSSGIAVELRDISLAGRILAVFPDCLSKEQQVPDALSELGELAKTPEANLIKLPNISASIPQMKAAIQELQAKGYPLPDYPEEPTTEEQKDFKARYDKVKGSAVNPVLREGNSDRRAPKAVKDYAKANPHSMGAWSRESKTKVATMGAGDFRSSEQSVTLASATMARIEHVAADGSVTVLKEALPLLEGEVLDATRMEKQALLGFLERQIARAKEEGLLFSLHLKATMMKVSDPIIFGHCVRVFFKELIEKHASLLDELGVDFKNGLGDLTAKLDSLPPEQKAALEADLAAAYEAGPDLAMVNSDKGITNLHVPSDVIIDASMPAMIRSSGQMWNAEGQTQDTLAVIPDSSYAPVYQATIDFCREHGAFDPTSMGTVPNVGLMAQKAEEYGSHDKTFEAPADGVIRLLDGEGKILTEHEVAEGDLWRACQTKDGPIRNWVELAVARARATDTPAVFWLDETRAHDAQLIAKVTAALAELETEGLELPILAPFEATQFTLERLKKGQDTISVTGNVLRDYLTDLFPILELGTSAKMLSIVPLMNGGGLFETGAGGSAPKHVQQFEAENYLRWDSLGEFLALAVSLEHLAAKYGKAKAQVLADTLDQATGKFLLENKSPTRRVGGIDNRGSHFYLALYWAEALAAQEADADLKAEFAPLAEQMAAHEDKIVEELIAVQGSPVDFGGYYQPSDEKASRAMRPSETLNGILS, encoded by the coding sequence ATGTCTGATTCTCCGACCATCATTTACACCAAAACCGACGAAGCCCCAGCGCTCGCGACCTATTCTCTCCTGCCGATCATCGAAGCCTTCACGCGCTCCTCGGGCATCGCAGTCGAGCTTCGGGATATCTCCCTCGCGGGACGAATCTTGGCGGTCTTTCCAGACTGCCTCAGCAAGGAGCAGCAAGTGCCGGACGCTCTCAGCGAGCTGGGCGAGTTGGCCAAGACACCGGAGGCCAATCTGATCAAGCTGCCCAATATTTCAGCTTCCATTCCGCAGATGAAAGCGGCCATTCAAGAGCTTCAGGCGAAGGGCTATCCGCTGCCCGACTACCCGGAGGAGCCCACGACCGAGGAGCAAAAAGACTTCAAGGCCCGCTACGACAAGGTGAAAGGTTCCGCCGTGAATCCGGTCCTGCGGGAGGGCAATTCCGACCGTCGGGCGCCCAAGGCGGTCAAGGACTACGCCAAAGCTAATCCGCACTCGATGGGGGCCTGGTCCCGGGAGTCCAAGACGAAGGTCGCCACCATGGGAGCGGGTGATTTCCGCAGCAGTGAGCAATCGGTGACCCTAGCGAGCGCCACCATGGCGCGCATTGAGCACGTGGCGGCCGACGGTTCCGTGACGGTTCTCAAGGAAGCGCTTCCGCTGCTGGAGGGGGAAGTGCTCGACGCCACGCGCATGGAAAAGCAGGCTCTTCTGGGCTTCTTGGAGAGGCAAATCGCCCGTGCGAAAGAGGAGGGCCTTCTCTTTTCGCTGCACCTGAAGGCTACCATGATGAAGGTCTCCGACCCCATTATTTTTGGTCACTGCGTGCGCGTTTTCTTCAAGGAGCTGATCGAGAAACACGCAAGTTTGCTGGACGAGCTGGGAGTCGATTTCAAAAACGGTTTGGGCGACCTCACCGCTAAGCTCGATTCCCTCCCGCCGGAGCAAAAGGCGGCCCTCGAAGCCGACCTGGCGGCGGCCTATGAGGCGGGTCCCGATTTGGCCATGGTCAATTCCGATAAGGGCATCACCAACCTGCACGTGCCGAGCGATGTCATCATCGACGCCTCTATGCCCGCCATGATCCGGAGCTCCGGACAAATGTGGAATGCGGAAGGCCAGACCCAGGACACGCTGGCCGTCATTCCCGATAGCAGCTACGCCCCGGTCTACCAGGCCACGATCGACTTCTGTCGCGAGCACGGCGCCTTCGATCCCACCAGCATGGGCACCGTCCCGAACGTGGGCCTCATGGCGCAAAAGGCGGAGGAGTATGGATCGCACGACAAGACCTTTGAGGCGCCCGCCGACGGGGTCATCCGCCTCCTCGATGGCGAGGGAAAGATTTTGACGGAGCACGAAGTGGCCGAAGGCGATCTGTGGCGCGCTTGCCAGACGAAGGACGGGCCCATTCGCAACTGGGTCGAACTGGCGGTGGCCCGGGCGCGTGCCACCGACACCCCGGCCGTCTTCTGGCTGGACGAGACGCGGGCCCACGACGCCCAGCTCATTGCCAAGGTCACGGCCGCCTTGGCCGAGCTGGAGACCGAGGGCTTGGAGCTGCCCATCCTGGCCCCTTTCGAGGCCACCCAGTTCACCCTGGAGCGACTCAAAAAAGGCCAGGACACCATTAGCGTGACGGGCAATGTCCTGCGCGACTACCTGACCGACCTCTTCCCCATCCTGGAACTCGGGACGAGCGCCAAGATGCTTTCCATCGTGCCCCTCATGAATGGGGGCGGCCTGTTTGAGACCGGGGCGGGGGGATCGGCTCCCAAGCACGTGCAGCAATTCGAGGCGGAAAACTACCTCCGTTGGGATTCGCTGGGTGAGTTCTTGGCGCTCGCGGTTTCCCTGGAGCATCTGGCCGCCAAGTATGGCAAGGCCAAGGCCCAGGTGCTGGCGGACACCCTCGATCAAGCCACGGGCAAGTTTCTGCTGGAGAACAAATCACCGACCCGCCGTGTCGGTGGCATCGACAATCGAGGCAGTCATTTCTATCTCGCGCTCTACTGGGCGGAGGCCCTGGCCGCGCAGGAGGCGGATGCCGATCTCAAGGCGGAGTTCGCCCCTCTGGCTGAGCAAATGGCCGCCCACGAGGACAAGATCGTGGAGGAGCTGATCGCCGTCCAAGGCAGCCCGGTGGACTTCGGTGGCTACTACCAGCCAAGCGATGAAAAGGCTTCCCGGGCCATGCGTCCGAGCGAGACTTTGAATGGGATTTTGAGCTGA
- a CDS encoding PLP-dependent transferase, whose translation MSEPSQPRPATRAIHLGQRYKGETGAVMPPPWLTSTFAHGNPAGFDYTRSGNPSFQNLEEVVASLESASHATAFASGVSAITAIVSTLKSGDLVLAEENIYGCTYRLFAQVFAKFGVQVEYLNFAHEGTWQAISEKNPALVWIETPTNPLLKIIDIAGVASVCHEAGAPLVVDNTFASSLLQRPLELGATLSLLSLTKYTNGHSDALGGAVATHDPEWNEKLLFSQKALGLQPAPFDCWLIQRGARTEALRMKAHSENALSLARYLESDLQAPLVRYPFLESHPQHALAERQMTGGSGIVIADFGLPLEETLERAKALRWFTLAESLGGIESLICHPASMTHASVPKAVREKVGITDSLIRFSVGIEAMEDLLEDVAQAFA comes from the coding sequence GTGAGCGAACCTTCCCAGCCTCGACCCGCCACCCGCGCCATCCATCTCGGCCAGCGCTACAAAGGGGAGACCGGCGCCGTCATGCCGCCACCCTGGCTGACCAGCACCTTTGCACATGGAAATCCCGCAGGCTTCGACTACACCCGCAGCGGCAACCCCAGCTTCCAAAACCTCGAGGAAGTCGTCGCCTCTCTCGAAAGCGCCTCGCACGCCACCGCCTTCGCGAGCGGCGTCTCCGCCATCACCGCCATCGTCTCCACCTTAAAAAGTGGTGACCTCGTCCTGGCCGAGGAAAACATCTACGGCTGCACCTACCGCCTCTTCGCCCAAGTCTTCGCAAAATTCGGGGTCCAAGTCGAATACCTCAACTTCGCTCACGAAGGCACCTGGCAAGCCATTTCAGAAAAGAACCCCGCTCTCGTCTGGATCGAAACCCCCACCAACCCCCTCCTAAAAATCATCGACATCGCAGGCGTGGCCTCCGTCTGCCACGAGGCAGGCGCACCTCTCGTCGTCGACAACACCTTCGCCTCCAGCCTCTTACAGCGCCCCCTTGAACTGGGAGCCACCTTGAGCCTCCTCTCGCTCACCAAATACACCAACGGCCACTCCGACGCCCTCGGCGGCGCCGTCGCCACTCACGATCCCGAGTGGAACGAGAAATTGCTCTTCTCCCAAAAAGCCCTCGGCCTCCAGCCCGCCCCCTTCGACTGCTGGCTCATCCAACGCGGCGCTCGCACCGAAGCCCTCCGGATGAAAGCCCACAGCGAAAACGCCCTCAGCCTCGCCCGCTACCTCGAAAGCGACCTCCAAGCCCCCCTCGTCCGCTACCCCTTCCTGGAAAGCCACCCCCAGCACGCCCTCGCCGAGCGACAAATGACCGGCGGCAGCGGCATCGTCATCGCCGACTTCGGCCTCCCGCTCGAAGAAACACTCGAACGAGCCAAAGCCCTCCGCTGGTTCACCCTCGCCGAAAGCCTCGGCGGCATCGAAAGCCTCATCTGCCACCCCGCCAGCATGACCCACGCCTCCGTCCCCAAAGCCGTGCGCGAAAAAGTCGGCATCACCGACTCCCTCATCCGCTTCAGCGTCGGCATTGAGGCAATGGAAGACCTCCTCGAAGATGTCGCACAAGCCTTCGCCTAA
- a CDS encoding helix-turn-helix domain-containing protein, with product MPESTVARRTLSNPQHVAWRLLLTTHAIVTRRVDVALKASHCIPFEWYDVLMALNDEPDHRLRMGELADATLLSHSGLSRRVKRLTAAGLIRREPNEKDGRSFYAVLTKRGRQALLDAWPIYREVIESDFTQHLTEINASQVNRTLDKVLQAVGSPRQRRLYQDQITDEPRTLKPEKRENLLPKRPL from the coding sequence ATGCCTGAGTCGACGGTCGCCCGCAGGACCTTGTCCAATCCCCAACACGTCGCCTGGCGCTTGTTGCTCACCACGCACGCCATTGTCACCCGGCGGGTCGACGTGGCTCTCAAAGCCTCCCATTGCATCCCTTTCGAATGGTATGACGTGCTCATGGCATTGAACGACGAACCGGACCATCGCCTGCGCATGGGCGAGCTGGCCGATGCCACCCTCCTGAGCCACAGCGGACTCTCCCGGCGAGTCAAACGTCTGACCGCGGCCGGGCTCATTCGGAGGGAGCCCAACGAAAAAGACGGTCGGAGCTTTTACGCCGTCCTCACCAAACGGGGTCGCCAAGCCCTCCTGGATGCTTGGCCCATCTACCGAGAAGTCATCGAAAGCGATTTCACCCAACACCTCACCGAAATCAACGCCAGCCAAGTCAATCGCACCCTCGACAAAGTGCTCCAAGCCGTAGGCAGCCCCCGACAACGTCGTCTCTACCAAGACCAGATCACCGACGAACCCCGAACCCTGAAACCTGAAAAACGCGAGAATCTCCTCCCCAAAAGACCGCTTTGA
- a CDS encoding formylglycine-generating enzyme family protein, with protein sequence MKVAGGRIEMEMVEVPGGEFVMGGSVEDKFVNSTELPRRCVRVASFGLGVFPVTEQQWAHFRGQGPVSALPAVGLSWLQASAFCDWLSEGREQAFRLPSEAEWEYACRAGTETAFSTGLQISPEEANYLYDERGRRVGAGQRLPVGSKPCNAWGLGDLHGNVCEWVADPWHPSYQGAPGTSAIWERGGRPGTRVLRGGAWDYLPRLLRSSWRDWARETTQRDSLGFRVAMDLS encoded by the coding sequence ATGAAGGTCGCTGGCGGTCGGATCGAGATGGAGATGGTGGAGGTGCCGGGTGGGGAGTTTGTCATGGGGGGGTCGGTCGAGGACAAATTTGTCAATTCCACTGAGCTGCCGCGGCGGTGTGTGAGGGTGGCCAGCTTTGGGTTAGGCGTTTTCCCGGTCACGGAGCAGCAATGGGCCCATTTTCGAGGACAGGGGCCGGTCTCAGCGCTTCCGGCGGTCGGCTTGAGTTGGCTGCAAGCGAGCGCTTTTTGTGACTGGCTGAGTGAGGGGAGGGAGCAAGCGTTTCGCCTCCCGAGCGAGGCGGAATGGGAGTATGCCTGTCGCGCTGGGACCGAGACGGCTTTTTCGACGGGCCTCCAGATCTCCCCGGAGGAGGCCAATTATCTTTATGATGAACGAGGGCGGCGGGTCGGGGCGGGCCAGCGATTGCCGGTCGGGAGCAAGCCGTGCAATGCCTGGGGCTTGGGCGATTTGCATGGCAATGTTTGCGAGTGGGTGGCGGACCCTTGGCATCCCAGCTACCAGGGCGCACCGGGCACGAGTGCGATTTGGGAGCGAGGGGGGCGTCCTGGCACCCGGGTCTTACGAGGGGGGGCTTGGGATTACTTGCCCCGCCTCTTGCGGTCTTCGTGGCGCGATTGGGCTCGGGAGACGACTCAGCGGGACAGCCTTGGTTTCCGCGTGGCGATGGATTTGTCCTGA
- a CDS encoding L,D-transpeptidase: MVRIARLTLLAALLALVTSCQPTAGTASEPPESEKSTILRAQIFLDEAGFGPGILDGKVGDFTRKALAHWNLAQGHFDQPGNWFYVLRESQKAVPQLTTTYTIQPSDQRFLTPGLPYAPEDQAKSKYMGYRNMLELVAERYHSKTSLLRGLNPDKKMWSLSVGDTVNVPNVTPFEIASIPKNYQFPKDPVLSNRKAIVDTSERWMTIYETDGSLLAAFPITPGRPEVIRRGDWKVVIQITTPTFRYDKQMLAEGTRSDEYYKLPPGPNSPVGIIWTGTNRSGIGLHGTSEPDIIGRSRSSGCVRLANWDAWRLRTYLRPGAQVTIR; the protein is encoded by the coding sequence ATGGTCCGAATCGCCCGCCTCACCCTCCTGGCTGCCCTGCTGGCTCTTGTCACCAGTTGCCAGCCGACCGCTGGGACCGCTTCCGAGCCCCCGGAATCCGAAAAATCCACCATCCTCCGAGCCCAGATTTTCCTGGATGAAGCGGGCTTTGGCCCGGGCATCCTCGATGGCAAGGTGGGCGACTTCACGCGCAAGGCCCTCGCTCACTGGAATCTCGCCCAGGGCCATTTCGATCAACCTGGCAACTGGTTTTATGTCCTGCGAGAATCGCAGAAAGCCGTCCCGCAGCTCACCACCACCTACACCATCCAGCCAAGCGACCAACGCTTCCTCACGCCAGGCTTGCCCTACGCCCCGGAAGACCAGGCCAAAAGCAAATACATGGGCTACCGCAATATGCTGGAACTGGTGGCCGAGCGCTATCACAGCAAAACCAGCCTCCTGCGCGGCCTCAATCCTGACAAAAAAATGTGGAGCCTCAGCGTGGGCGACACCGTGAATGTCCCCAACGTCACCCCCTTCGAAATCGCCTCCATCCCGAAAAACTACCAGTTCCCGAAAGACCCCGTCTTAAGCAACCGCAAAGCCATCGTCGACACCAGCGAGCGTTGGATGACCATCTATGAAACCGATGGCAGCCTCCTGGCCGCCTTCCCCATCACACCGGGCCGACCGGAAGTCATTCGCCGGGGGGATTGGAAAGTCGTCATTCAAATCACCACCCCCACCTTCCGCTACGACAAGCAAATGCTGGCTGAAGGAACCCGCAGTGACGAATACTACAAACTTCCGCCCGGGCCGAACAGCCCCGTAGGCATCATCTGGACGGGCACCAACCGCAGCGGGATCGGACTGCACGGCACCTCCGAGCCCGACATCATCGGCCGCTCCCGCTCATCGGGCTGTGTCCGACTCGCGAACTGGGATGCCTGGCGCCTCCGCACCTACCTCCGGCCAGGAGCGCAGGTCACGATTCGTTGA
- a CDS encoding aromatic ring-hydroxylating dioxygenase subunit alpha encodes MPIINETQVRAATAANARRNEVEFPPFSRTGQGLGLAEILAEVDRIARLPLEESTTLPKEAFTSEEFYAWEVEQVFRKEWFCLAHVSQIPANGDFLNLDVFGEPLLVVRDKSGTIRVLSRVCPHRAMDIMPPEFGHEGHGPAQWDEEKSGCGQTRIFLCPYHSWTFELDGRLKACPEMSEAKGFQRDEWALAEFRSEVWNGFIFVNLDGKAPRSVSQQYADLQVKVGAWNLAEMEMVVSNEWEVPCNWKVLAENFMESYHHAGAHAKTLQPLMPAKGTWTEAEGAHSIRCHLPYREKLRKEIVEMEARGEHWSAFPPLADLEGEAKFEWGLFLGFPLFTFLVAPDQAVWYRILPQGPNQLNLLTTVLVPPSSKEHPDWERMLERGGEEAVGFHLEDMEVITAVQRSMYATGYQRGRLSHLEMPIWLLHRYLAARAQNSWPTEYLPGVAGQR; translated from the coding sequence ATGCCGATCATCAACGAAACGCAGGTCCGCGCGGCCACCGCGGCCAATGCACGCCGGAATGAGGTCGAATTTCCTCCTTTCAGTCGGACGGGTCAGGGGCTGGGCCTAGCAGAGATCCTGGCGGAGGTGGACCGCATCGCCCGGCTGCCCCTGGAAGAGAGCACCACGCTTCCCAAGGAGGCTTTCACGAGTGAGGAATTTTATGCCTGGGAAGTGGAACAGGTCTTTCGCAAGGAGTGGTTCTGTCTGGCTCACGTTTCCCAGATCCCGGCCAATGGGGATTTCCTCAATCTGGATGTGTTCGGAGAGCCGCTCCTGGTGGTGCGCGACAAGTCGGGAACGATCCGGGTTCTTTCCCGGGTTTGCCCGCACCGGGCGATGGACATTATGCCGCCCGAGTTTGGGCATGAAGGTCATGGGCCGGCCCAATGGGATGAGGAGAAGAGTGGCTGCGGCCAGACGCGCATTTTTCTTTGTCCCTATCATAGCTGGACCTTCGAGCTGGATGGGCGCCTGAAGGCTTGCCCGGAGATGAGCGAGGCCAAGGGCTTCCAGCGAGATGAGTGGGCCTTGGCCGAGTTCCGTTCCGAGGTTTGGAATGGATTCATCTTCGTCAATCTCGATGGGAAGGCGCCCCGATCCGTGTCGCAGCAATACGCCGATCTTCAGGTTAAGGTGGGCGCTTGGAATCTGGCCGAGATGGAGATGGTGGTGTCCAATGAGTGGGAGGTGCCCTGCAATTGGAAGGTGCTAGCCGAGAATTTCATGGAGAGCTACCATCATGCGGGTGCCCATGCCAAGACGCTCCAGCCTCTTATGCCGGCCAAGGGCACTTGGACCGAGGCGGAAGGCGCCCATAGCATTCGCTGCCATCTGCCGTATCGCGAAAAACTGCGAAAGGAGATCGTGGAGATGGAGGCCCGCGGCGAGCATTGGTCCGCTTTCCCTCCGCTGGCGGACTTGGAGGGGGAGGCGAAATTCGAGTGGGGGCTTTTCTTAGGTTTCCCCCTGTTCACGTTTTTGGTGGCTCCGGATCAAGCGGTTTGGTATCGCATCCTGCCGCAGGGGCCCAACCAACTCAATCTGCTCACGACGGTCTTGGTGCCGCCCAGTTCCAAGGAACACCCCGACTGGGAACGGATGCTGGAGCGGGGTGGGGAGGAAGCGGTGGGCTTCCATTTGGAGGATATGGAGGTGATTACGGCGGTCCAGCGAAGCATGTATGCCACGGGCTACCAGCGGGGTCGCTTGAGCCATCTCGAGATGCCGATTTGGCTCCTCCACCGTTACCTGGCGGCTCGGGCCCAGAATTCCTGGCCCACGGAGTATTTGCCCGGGGTGGCGGGACAGCGCTGA
- a CDS encoding AprI/Inh family metalloprotease inhibitor, with protein sequence MSFILCSCETTDTTGLATPAANGLATNTDGQPVLMPSPSSATNQIQKKKTKTEERIGRAADGAIVKTTESSSTSASLDFSGLVGSGAARAFPGPSAYVGKWNVVQADGKRCTMTLQANKIPATNQYRLTTGGCFHEDLFGISRWSLEGYNLVIQDAFGDKRHSLSVTGPNVLKGGGLTLTR encoded by the coding sequence ATGAGCTTCATTTTGTGCTCTTGCGAGACAACTGACACAACCGGCCTAGCCACACCGGCTGCCAATGGGTTGGCGACCAATACCGACGGACAACCAGTTCTGATGCCATCACCCAGCTCGGCGACCAATCAGATCCAGAAGAAGAAAACAAAAACTGAGGAGAGAATTGGTCGCGCCGCCGACGGAGCGATCGTGAAGACGACCGAATCCTCGTCGACCTCGGCATCCCTGGACTTCTCCGGACTGGTAGGTTCGGGGGCGGCTCGCGCATTTCCCGGCCCTTCAGCCTACGTTGGAAAATGGAATGTAGTGCAGGCCGATGGGAAACGTTGCACCATGACCCTCCAAGCAAACAAAATCCCGGCGACCAACCAATATAGGCTGACGACCGGAGGTTGTTTTCACGAGGATTTGTTCGGTATTTCCAGGTGGAGTCTGGAGGGATACAATCTCGTCATTCAAGATGCCTTCGGGGATAAGCGTCATTCCCTCAGCGTCACTGGTCCCAATGTGTTAAAGGGCGGCGGGCTGACCCTGACACGTTGA
- a CDS encoding calcineurin-like phosphoesterase family protein, which produces MRKLFLVLVGSAWLPFAGAAEPAQGSVFHDANGNGLFDQGEDGLPGVLVSDGEEVVVTDEGGRWELPLGEDVIYFVIQPSGWQVPLNERNLPQFFHIHKPAGSPEGMRFEGVPPTGPLPESIHFPLTRSEAGEEFSFFAFGDPQPYSEEQVEFFRRDIVEEAKLVEGPVGGVTLGDIVGDDLDLYEPMTAAIAQMGLPWWQIHGNHDMNFDAASEELADETFERIFGPATYAFQIGKVTFLALDNVLYPNHHTQNRYVGGFMDRQITFIANLLKHVPEDHLILSMMHIPLFDEDYADTFLDEHRKRFFALFEKHPHTLSLSAHTHMQRHHFFHHEHDHWPHVQAPHHHYNVGTTSGSWWGGALDERGIPETTMRDGTPNGYAILQFEGNEYRYDYKVANAPADYQMNVHLTKAVHAGGRTSVNLAVNFFNGSEQAKVEFRVDGESWRSARRSERIDPSYAYLALKREFDEAPRPGRPLPAPQECFHLWTARIRADRLEPGTHEVEVRVTDRFGRVFQDQGSFEVLQAIE; this is translated from the coding sequence ATGCGGAAGTTGTTTTTGGTGCTGGTGGGCTCGGCTTGGCTGCCTTTTGCCGGTGCGGCCGAGCCGGCCCAAGGGTCCGTCTTTCACGATGCGAACGGCAATGGTCTTTTCGATCAGGGAGAAGACGGCTTGCCCGGGGTCCTCGTTTCGGATGGAGAGGAGGTCGTGGTGACCGACGAGGGCGGGCGTTGGGAGCTGCCGCTCGGCGAGGACGTGATCTATTTCGTGATCCAGCCCAGTGGCTGGCAGGTCCCGCTGAATGAGCGCAATCTGCCTCAGTTTTTCCACATTCACAAGCCGGCCGGATCGCCGGAGGGGATGCGGTTTGAGGGGGTGCCCCCGACTGGGCCTCTTCCGGAGTCGATCCATTTCCCGCTCACGCGGAGCGAGGCAGGGGAGGAGTTTTCTTTCTTCGCCTTTGGGGATCCGCAGCCTTACAGTGAGGAACAGGTCGAGTTCTTCCGGCGAGACATCGTGGAAGAGGCCAAGCTGGTGGAGGGACCGGTCGGGGGAGTCACCTTGGGCGACATCGTGGGAGATGATCTCGATCTCTATGAGCCGATGACGGCCGCCATTGCCCAGATGGGCCTCCCCTGGTGGCAAATCCACGGCAATCACGACATGAATTTCGACGCGGCCAGTGAGGAATTAGCCGACGAGACCTTCGAGCGGATTTTTGGCCCCGCCACCTATGCCTTTCAGATTGGGAAGGTCACCTTCCTGGCGCTCGACAATGTGCTCTACCCGAATCACCACACGCAGAACCGCTATGTAGGAGGTTTCATGGATCGCCAAATCACTTTCATAGCGAATCTCCTAAAGCATGTCCCGGAAGACCATCTCATCCTGAGTATGATGCATATTCCTCTCTTCGATGAGGATTATGCCGACACCTTCTTGGATGAGCATCGGAAGCGCTTCTTCGCCCTTTTTGAGAAGCATCCCCACACTCTTTCTCTCTCGGCTCACACCCACATGCAGCGTCATCATTTCTTTCATCATGAACATGACCATTGGCCGCATGTGCAGGCCCCCCATCATCATTACAATGTGGGGACCACCAGTGGGAGCTGGTGGGGTGGGGCCTTGGATGAGCGCGGTATTCCGGAGACGACTATGCGAGATGGCACCCCGAATGGCTATGCCATCCTGCAATTTGAAGGGAATGAATACCGGTATGATTACAAGGTAGCCAATGCCCCGGCTGACTACCAGATGAACGTGCATCTCACCAAGGCGGTCCATGCGGGGGGGCGGACTTCGGTCAATCTAGCCGTCAATTTCTTCAACGGCTCGGAGCAGGCCAAGGTGGAGTTCCGCGTGGATGGCGAGAGCTGGCGAAGCGCGCGGCGCTCGGAAAGGATCGATCCGTCCTACGCTTACCTCGCTCTCAAGCGCGAGTTCGATGAAGCGCCTAGGCCGGGCAGACCGCTCCCTGCTCCGCAAGAGTGTTTTCACCTCTGGACGGCCCGCATCCGAGCGGATCGCCTCGAGCCAGGCACGCATGAGGTGGAAGTCCGGGTGACAGATCGCTTTGGGCGGGTCTTTCAAGACCAGGGGTCGTTTGAGGTTTTGCAAGCCATCGAATGA